A window of Pristis pectinata isolate sPriPec2 chromosome 18, sPriPec2.1.pri, whole genome shotgun sequence genomic DNA:
ATGAGCACTGAGGTTCTGATGACACGAGGACCATCACTTCAGCTCCAGGAGAATGCTGCAGGGTcttcagccatcttcagctgcttcatcaaagttCTTCCTTCCATCACGGGATgggaagtggagatgtttgctgatgtttgCACAGTGTTcacttccaagtgaagcagctcatgcctgcatgaagcaaatcacagaaagagGTCAGAGCACCGGGGTTATAGgctttttaactttcccaatgttGACTGGATTGCCTTTGTGCagggggcttagatggggtgccATTTGTCAAGTGCATCCTAGAAATTTTTTTGAGACAACATGTAGAGGGACCAACCAGAGACGGGGCAGTCCTCAACCTTATCGTAGGAAGTGAAACCGGGCGGTGGTGTAAGTGTCGGTGGGGGACTCCTTgtgaacagtgaccacagttctgTAATTTCAAGGCAGTTCGGGAAAGGGATGAAGTCGGTCCTCAGGTTAAGGTCCTAAAATGGggggaggctgatttcaatagtgtagGAGAGGACCTATCaaaagtaaattgggaacagatgcttgtAACACAACATTTAACGAGTTGGAgacttttaaaagagaattagtgagagttcagggtcagcatgttctggtaagggtgaaaggtcagggaaccttggatgacaaaggacatTGAAGATTTGATCAGGAAAACAAGGGAAACATAAGGCAGGTAAAAGCAGCTGTGACGGAGAGTCTGTTCAGGAACATAGAGGGTATAGGAGCAAACTAAAGAAAGAATTCGGAGGGCAAAAAAAAGGTATCCTTGGCAGGTGAGATTCTATaaatatatcaggagcaagagggtagccagggaaagaatggGTCACTGCAGGGACTAGAGTGTGGAGCTTGGTGAGGCCTTAACTGAACACCTCtctctgtattcaccaaggagaaggacgtggaaggaatgagttcagggagggggatGTGGTTAAACTtcagcaggtcagtattaagatgCAGGGGGTATTTGtactgctttattattgtcacttgtacagaggtaggTACTGGGCTAGGAGCTGGGATATGGGGACAGGGGCTGGGGGGCTGGGGTactggggcagggggtggggtatGGGGGCAGGGGCTGGGGTATCGGGACTGGGGCACCAAGCAGGAACTGGGGTATCGGGGTAGGAGCTAGGGTACCGGGGAGGGGCTGGGGtatgggggcaggggtggggtatCGGGGCAGGAGCTAGGGTTCAGGGCAGGAGGTGGGGTATCGGCAGGGGCTGGGCTATCGGGGCAGAGGCTGgggttccatagaaccatagaacagtacagcacaatacagacccttcggcccaccatgttgtgccgacctttaaacctcgcctaagactatctaaccacttcctcccacatatccccctattttaaattcctccatatgcttatctaacaatctcttgaccttgtccaacatatcagcctccaccaccaccccaggcagcgcattccatgcaccaaccactctctgggtgaaaaacctccctctgatatctcccttgaacttcccacccattactttaaagccatgccttcttgtattcagcactggtgccctgggaaagaggcgctggctgttcactctatctattcctcttaatattttgtacacctctatcatgtctcccctcatcctcctcctctccaatgagaacagccctagctcctttagtctctcctcataatccatactctctaatccaggcagcatcctggtaaatctcctctgcaccctttccaatgcctccacatccttcctataatgagttgaccagaactggacacagtactctaagtgtggtgtaaccagagttttgtaaagctgcatcattacctcgcggctcttaaactcaatcccacgacttatgaaagctaacatcccataagctttcttaactaccctatccacctgtgagccaactttcagggatctgtggatatgaacccccagatccctctgctcctccacactccccagaatcctgccattaacctcgtactccgccttggagttagtccttccaaagtgtacgacctcacacttcaatctctggattgaactccatctgccacttctcagcccagctctgcatcctatcaatatccctctgtaagcttcaacagccctccacactatccacaacaccatcaatctttgtgtcatctgcaaacttgctaacccagccttccgccccctcatctaagtcgttaataaatatcacaaaaaatagaggtcccagaaccaatccctgtgggacaccactagtcacagccctccaatccgaatgcactccctccaccacaaccctctgctttctacaggcaagccaattctgaatccacacagccaatccccctggatcccttggcctctgaccttctgaacaagcctaccatgtggaaccttgtcaaacgccttactaaaatccatgtaaaccacatctactgcactaccctcatcaatcttcctggtcacctcctcaaagaaccctatcaggcttgtgaggcaagatcttcccttcacaaagccatgctggctgtccctaatcagtccatgattctctaaatgctcatagatcctatctcttagaatcctttccaacagcttacccaccacaaacgtaaggctcactggtctgtaattccctggactatccctactaccttttttgaataaggggaaaacattggccaccctccaatcctctggcaccatccccgtggacaatgaggactcaaagatcctagccaacggttcagcaatctcctccctcgcctcacgaagcagcctggggaatattccgtcaggccccgggaacttatctatcctaatattttctaacaactccaacacatcctctctcttgatatctacatactctagaacattaccctcaccaacactgtcctcagcatcaccaaggcccctctccttggtgaatactgaagagaagtattcattgagaacctcacccacttccacagcttccaggcacatcctcccacctttgtctttaatcggacctacctttactctcgtcatccttctgctcttcacgtacgtgtaaaaagccttgggattctccttaaccctactcgccaaggccttttcatgtccccttctcgctctcctcagccccttctgaagttccttccttgctactctatattcctcacgggccctgtctgatccttgctgcttacaccttatgcacgctgccttcttcctaactagttggtTCGGGGTACGGGGGCTGGGGTATCGGGGCTGGGCACCGGGACAGGGGGTGGGGTACGGGGCAGGGGTGGTGTtcggggtagggggtggggtatGGGGGGGGGCAGGAGCGGGGTACCACTCTGGACCTGGGGTACTCTCCGGTGTGGGTGTCCCTGACCGGCGGCCGTCCCCGTCCCCTGCCCTGGGCGGAGCGGCGGTGAAAGGCGCTGCCGTCGCCCCCGGCCCTGGGTGGCCGCGGCCccgggtgtgtgtgggggggggggggtcccagcCGCTAACGTGTGCCCTCTTCCCCGCAGTGAACGTGGCGGCGGTGGTGATCCTGCTGCGCGGCCGTTGCGGGCTGTCCCGCTGCATCAGCCGGTACCTGGTGGCGATGGCGCTCGGCGCCCTGATGGTGGTCATCACCGACCCGCTGCCCAAGCTGCTGCGCCTCGTCTACTTCCCGGACTCGGCGCTGAACCTGACGGCCGTCTGCCGCCTGACCGAGGTGCTGGCCTGCGCCGCCACCGGGAGCTGCGTCTGGTTCACAGTCGCCTTCACCTGGGACCGCTTCGTGGCCATCTGCTGCTTCAGGCTGAAGGCGCGCTACTGCACCGAGCGGGTGGCCACCGCCGCCCTCAGCCTGCTGGCCGTCCTCAGCTGCCTGGAGTGCACCCCCTGGTACTTCGTCTATGAGCCCGAGTACGTGGTGGGCGGCGTGTCCTGGGGCTGCCAGGAGAAGGGCAGCTACTATCTGTCGGCCGCCTGGGCCTCCTACGAGCTGGCGCACCTGCTGCTCGCCCCCTGCGTCCCGTTCCTGCTGATCCTGCTGCTGAACGGGCTCACCGTCCGCCACGTCCTGCTGGCCAGCGGCGCCCGCAGGCGGCTGCGCTCCGGCGCCCGGGACCCCGAGCTGGAGAACCGGCGGCGCTCGCTGGTCCTGCTCTTCGCCATCACGGGCAGCTTCGTCCTGCTGTGGCTGACCAAGGTCACCTTCCACATCTACCACCGCGCCGTGCCCTACTCGTACGTGGACAACGCGGCGGGCTACGCGGCGGAGAGCGCCGGCGACATGCTGCAGGTcctcagcacctgcaccaacacctTCGTCTACACGGTCACCCAGAGCAGGTTCCGGCAGGAGCTGGTGCGGGGCCTCACCCTCCCGCTGCCCCGCCTCCTGCGCTCACTCACCTGATCCCCAGCTCCAGCGGAGTCCCGCACACCCGGCGCTACCGTCCCTGCCCCCTGGGTGGCGGCTGAACGCCGAGGTGGCTGCCGGCGCCACGGTCTCCGGGCCCCGGGAGAGGGCAGGGGGCGGGCGGGGGGTGTCTCTGTCCTCGTCCCGggacccagggcaccaatgtcgCTGGGCAGGAGGCTGCATTCACTGGCGGGACCCTGGTGTCACCCTCCCGCAACAGCCAACCGACAGCCGGACCCGGGAGGCGGGGAGAGTAAGGTCTGGTTCACAGACGTCACAGCGGccggggtgtgtgagagagagagtcccACACCCCGGGTAAACCCGGTCCGGTCCGGTCTGTGTGTCCCACACCCCGGGTACACTCAGTCCGGTCCGGTCTGTGTGTCCCACACCCCGGGTACACCCGGTCCGGTCCGGTCTGTGTGTCCCACACCCCGGGTACACTCGGtccggtctgtgtgtgtgtgtcccacacccCGGGTACACTCGGtccggtctgtgtgtgtgtgtcccacacccCGGGTACACCCGGTCCGGTCTGTGTGTCCCACACCCCGGGTACACCCGGTCCGGTCCGGTCTGTGTGTCCCACACCCCGGGTACACCCGGtccggtctgtgtgtgtgtcccacacccCGGGTACACCCGGtccggtctgtgtgtgtgtgtgtcccacacccCGGTTACACCCAGtccggtctgtgtgtgtgtgtcccacacccCGGGTACACCCGGTCCGGTCCGGTCTGTGTGTCCCACACCCCGGCTACACCCGGTCCGGTCCTGTCTGTGTGTCCCACACCCCGGGTACACCCGGTCCGGTCTGTGTGTCCCACACCCCGGGTACACCCGGtccggtctgtgtgtgtgtcccacacccCGGGTACACCCGGTCCGGTCTGTGTGTGTCCCACACCCCGTTTACACCATCAGGCAGTGAGTCCAGCAGCCTGTGGATAATTTCCCAGTCCAGgccacattctggtgaatctctgttcCCTCCCCAGTGCATCACATCGTCGCCACAGTGTggcggccagaactggacacatccTCAAGCTGTGGTCCCACTGACATTGTGCACAACCTCCCGTTCCTCTGTCCCAGGTCTCGGCTAATAAAGGGAAGCATCCTGTGTGTTCCCTGTGCCTTACTGACCTGTCCTGTGCCTGTTAGGATCTGTGGGTGGACACTGCAGCCTCCCTTGTTTGTCCTGTGAatgctgctctgtgcctgtgctaCTGCTGCAGGCCAGCCTCTCCCTGCACCTGTGCGGACATGGACTTgagcctatgacaataaacttggctttgactttgaggaTAGCCAGTAGCCCCTCCTCCAtgattatcttcaacactggtgcctcacaaggctgcgtcctcagccccctactccctacgcactcatgactgtgtggccagattctgctctaaatccatctaccaagtttgcagatgctaccaCTGGAGTGGCTGTATCTCAGTgacaagacagagtacaggaaggagacagagggcctggtgacatggtgtcaagacaccaacctctctctcaatgacagcaaaacaaaagagctggtcactgacttcggGGAGCGAGTGGAGTacataatggtgctgaggttgagagggttgaacgcttcaagttcctcagtgtaagtatcaccaatggcctgtccccgtccagccacgtagatgccacagccaagaaagctcactagcacctctacttcctcaggaggctaagaaaaTTTAGCACGTCCCCGAAGACTCTCACCAGTTTTTAGAGATGCACCATAGACACATCACGGCTTTggacagcaactgctctgcccaagcccgcaagaaattgcagagcgttgtggacacagctcagtccatcagggaaaccagcttccccttcattgactctgtccacagttcctgctgcctcggtaaagctggcagcataatcaaagaccccatccacctcggacattccctcttctcccccctcccatcaggcagaagatacaaaagcctgcaagcacataccatcaggctcaaggacagcttccatcatcTATATataactcttgaatggacctcgtatgataaaaatgaactgttgatctcccaatctaccttgtcgtggcccttgcaccttattgtctgcctgcactgcactttctctgcaactgtgacactttattctgcattctgttattgcttttccctgtgtattacctcgatgtatggcatgatctgtctggatggcatgcaaaacaaagcttttcactgtatctctgtacatgtgacaataataaaccaattactgatcCTATTTAGCAGTGCTTGGACCTTGGTCTTCTATGCGTTGGTAATTCAACTGAttccagatagagtcatagagcaatatagcatggatacaggcccttcagcccaaccagtccatgccaaccacagtgcccatttcctagacccaatttcctgcatttggcccatatccctccaagcccctcctctccatgtacctatccaagtgcttcttaaatgaccttgttgtacctgcctcaaccacttcctctagcagctcgttccatatactcatcaccctctgcgtgaaaaagttgcccctcaggtctcttttaaatctttctcctctcaccctaaacctctgccccctagttttggactcccttatctatgc
This region includes:
- the LOC127580147 gene encoding prolactin-releasing peptide receptor-like; protein product: MALGALMVVITDPLPKLLRLVYFPDSALNLTAVCRLTEVLACAATGSCVWFTVAFTWDRFVAICCFRLKARYCTERVATAALSLLAVLSCLECTPWYFVYEPEYVVGGVSWGCQEKGSYYLSAAWASYELAHLLLAPCVPFLLILLLNGLTVRHVLLASGARRRLRSGARDPELENRRRSLVLLFAITGSFVLLWLTKVTFHIYHRAVPYSYVDNAAGYAAESAGDMLQVLSTCTNTFVYTVTQSRFRQELVRGLTLPLPRLLRSLT